In the Candidatus Eisenbacteria bacterium genome, GTCAAGGTGCTCTCCGAGGTCCTCGACCGTCTCTTCGGATCGATCCCGGTCGAGACCGTCCACGGCCGGCACCTCATGCAGGTAGGAAGGACGCCGCTCTGCGGCGGCGCCCGGATCCGGAAGCGGTTTCTCGACGTCGCCGGCGCCCTACTCGGGGGCCTGGCGATCCTTCCCCTGCTTGCATCGATCGCTCTCGCGATCCGCCTCACCTCGCGGGGGCCGATCCTCTATAGGCAGCCGCGCATAGGTCGGGGAGGGCGGCCCTTCACCATGTTCAAGTTCCGCAGCATGATCGTCCACGAGGAGGACGAGGACCATCACCGCTACCTCGAGAGGTTTCTCCGCAGCGGGGCGGCGGCGGGCATCGACATCCGGGGGCGGCCGGTCTACAAGCGGGTCGACGATCCGAGGATCACGGCGGTGGGGCACATCCTGCGGCGGACGAGCCTCGACGAGCTGCCTCAGCTCTGGAACGTCCTGCGCGGCGAAATGAGCCTGGTCGGCCCCCGCCCCTGCCTTCCTTTCGAGTATGATCTCTACGAGGACTGGCAGCGCAGGCGCCTGGACGTGACTCCCGGGATGACGGGGCTCTGGCAGGTGACCGGGCGCTCCTGCGTCACCTTCGAGGAGATGGTCTTGCTCGATCTGTTCTACATCGGAAACTGGTCCTTCGCCCTCGACATGAGGCTGCTGTTCAGGACCGTGCCCGTCATCCTCTTCGGGAAGGGCGGCCTCTAGCATGGCGAAGGGGGTGTTGAATGTCGCCGTCGTGGGATGCGGCTACTGGGGCCCGAACCTCGTCCGCAACCTCTTCGAGAATCGGCTCTGCAACAAGGTCGTCGCGTGCGATCTGGTGCCGGCGAAGCTCCAGAGGATCGCGCTCCGCTATCCGGCGATCGAGGTGACGACCGACTTCGATGAGGTCATCGGGCGGCTGGACGTCGACGCGGTGATGATCGCCACGCCTCTGTCGACCCACTACGACCTCGCGTTGCGGGCGATCCAGCGCGGCAAGCACGTCTTCGTCGAGAAGCCGTTCGCTGCCTCCAGCGAGCAGGCCCTGCGCCTCATCGAGGAGGCGGATCGCCGGCGGCTGACCCTCATGGTCGGGCACACGTTCCAGTACAGCCCCCCGGTCATCAAGATCAAGGAGATCCTCGACTCCGGAGAGCTGGGGGAGATCTTCTACGTCAGCTCCACTCGGGTGAATCTGGGTCTGCATCAGAAGGACGTGAGCGTCATCTGGGATCTAGCCCCTCACGATCTCTCGATGATTCTCTACTGGTTCGAGCAGACGCCTGTCGAGGTCCTCGCGACCGGGAAAGACTTCGTCCAGAAAGGGATCCCGGACGTCGCCTTCCTCTTCATGCGCTTCGCCTCCGGGGCGATCGCTCACGTGCAGGTCAGCTGGCTCGCCCCCTCCAAGCTCCGCCGCACGACGATCGTCGGCGACGCCAAGATGCTCGTCTACGACGACACGGAGCATCTCGAGCAGGTGAAGATCTTTGACAAGGGTGTCAACTTCAAGGATCCGGACACGTTCGGCGAGTATCAGCTCTCGTACCGCACGGGGGACATCGTCTCGCCGAAGCTCGAGTCGTTCGAGCCGCTGCAGGCCGAGATCGCCGACTTCCTGGGCGCCGTCCACTACCAGCGCCGGCCCCGCAGCGACGGCACCGTCGGCCTGCGCGTCGTGCAGGTGCTCGAGGCGGCGGAGCGCTCTCTCATGAACTCGGGTCACATCGAGGTCCTGTCGGCGGCGAGGAGAGCCTAGCCACGACTCGTCTGCCGCGCACGGCGATGCCAGGAGCGGCGCATCTTCTCCTTCTCGGCGCGGTTCTCTTGTCCGCGTCTGCCGCGTGTGGCGCGACGCGGATCGCGGACGGGCTCCTCGGCTTCTACGATCTCGAGCGCTACAGGATCCACCGATCGACCGACCTGCCGAGCGGCGGGATCTTGCCCTTGCCCGATCCTCCCCAGAGCGGGGGACGGCCGATCCTCCGCGGGGCGGCCTGGAGAATCGATGCCGCCAAGGCGAGGCGCCCGACCGCGGAGGAGGAGGGCGATGGGGCGACGATCTGCGAGGGGACGCGCTCCAGGGTCGAGGCCGACATCCTCTGGCCGCTCGGGCGGGGCTTCAGGGTCGCGACCGCCGGCCGCCTCCTGACCGGCGGGTGCGGCGCGTGGGAGAGCGCCTGGCTCGAGCGCAACCTGGCCTGGTCCTCGAGCAGTGTGGAGATCCTCGTGGGAGCGGCGCGCTCCTTCTGGGGGGACGGATCGGAGGGCAGCCTCCTGCTCGGCCGCACCGCCCCTCCCCATGAGATGGTCCGCCTGCGCAGCGTCCGTCCCTGGGTCCTCCCTCGGACGCGGTCGCTGGGGCGCTTCCACGGCTCGATCTTCCTCGCCTATCTCGACGACGCGCATCGCAGGATACCGTACCCCCTCTTGCAGGGGACGCGGCTCGAGTGGGAGCCGGTCTCTTGGGCGCGCCTCTCGGCCTCGAGGACCATCCTGATGGGGGGCGCGGGGCGAACGGAGAAGCTCAAGGGCGGCGATCTCTGGGACATCTGGTGGGCGCGCGACGAGAATCGCAGGGGAGCGCGCGATCACAGCGACACCGACCAGAAGGCGTCGTTCGGGATCGAGATGAGGCTTCCCCGGATGGGCGGCGCCCCGCCCTGGCTGCGCGGGGCGCGTCTCTTCTACGAGTACGCGGGAGAGGACGCCTTCAAGGGGCCCCTGCCCACGGCGGTGGCCCACCAGATGGGGGGAGCGATCGATCTGGCGGACTGGATCATCCTCGGAGAGGTCGCCGAGACGGTCGACGACGCGAACTACTGGTACACGAACCACACGGTCTATGGCCCCGGCTCGTACTACTACCACGGCTACGTCATGGGACATCCCATGGGCCCCGACGGCGTTTCCGCACACCTGAGGATCGCGAGTCCGAGCCTCGGCGGAAACAGCCTCCTCCTCTGGCTGAGGGGACGGAAGCACGTGGATCGCCGGAGCGAGGCCGGGTCGTGGTGGGAAGAGGGGCTCGGCTGCCATCTCGGCCGCGCCATCGGCGACAACGCCCGCTTCGAGATCGGAGTCGAGTCGTTTCGCCGGGGATCCTCCGGCGCCGAGTCTCAGGATCCGCCCATTCGGTGGCGCGGGTCGCTCGGCGTGCGGTTGGGCGCTTCCCCCCGCCCGCATTGACCCGGCTGCGGGCGCCCTGGTAGCCTCAGCTTCCATCGTTACCCCGGGGCCGGACTCTCGGTGCCGGATGCGAGAGGGAGGGTTTCGATGCCCGAGATGGCGAAGGCCTACGAGCCGAAGAGCTTCGAGGGCCGCTGGTACGAGCGATGGGAGCGCGAGGGGGCCTTCCGCCCTTCCGGGGACGCCGGGCCGGGGACCTTCACGATCGTCATCCCCCCGCCCAACATCACCGGCGGGCTGACGATCGGCCATGTCCTCAACAACACCATCCAGGACGTGCTGATCCGCTGGCACCGGATGAAGGGCCACAACACCCTCTGGCTGCCCGGCACCGACCACGCCGGGATCGCCACCCAGAACGTCGTGAAGCGCGACCTGGAGACCAAGGGAGTCTCCCCGGATCAGATCGGACGGGAGGCCTTCGTCGCGGAGGTCTGGAAGTGGAAGAAGGCCTACGGGGGGAAGA is a window encoding:
- a CDS encoding capsule assembly Wzi family protein; the encoded protein is MPGAAHLLLLGAVLLSASAACGATRIADGLLGFYDLERYRIHRSTDLPSGGILPLPDPPQSGGRPILRGAAWRIDAAKARRPTAEEEGDGATICEGTRSRVEADILWPLGRGFRVATAGRLLTGGCGAWESAWLERNLAWSSSSVEILVGAARSFWGDGSEGSLLLGRTAPPHEMVRLRSVRPWVLPRTRSLGRFHGSIFLAYLDDAHRRIPYPLLQGTRLEWEPVSWARLSASRTILMGGAGRTEKLKGGDLWDIWWARDENRRGARDHSDTDQKASFGIEMRLPRMGGAPPWLRGARLFYEYAGEDAFKGPLPTAVAHQMGGAIDLADWIILGEVAETVDDANYWYTNHTVYGPGSYYYHGYVMGHPMGPDGVSAHLRIASPSLGGNSLLLWLRGRKHVDRRSEAGSWWEEGLGCHLGRAIGDNARFEIGVESFRRGSSGAESQDPPIRWRGSLGVRLGASPRPH
- a CDS encoding Gfo/Idh/MocA family oxidoreductase; amino-acid sequence: MAKGVLNVAVVGCGYWGPNLVRNLFENRLCNKVVACDLVPAKLQRIALRYPAIEVTTDFDEVIGRLDVDAVMIATPLSTHYDLALRAIQRGKHVFVEKPFAASSEQALRLIEEADRRRLTLMVGHTFQYSPPVIKIKEILDSGELGEIFYVSSTRVNLGLHQKDVSVIWDLAPHDLSMILYWFEQTPVEVLATGKDFVQKGIPDVAFLFMRFASGAIAHVQVSWLAPSKLRRTTIVGDAKMLVYDDTEHLEQVKIFDKGVNFKDPDTFGEYQLSYRTGDIVSPKLESFEPLQAEIADFLGAVHYQRRPRSDGTVGLRVVQVLEAAERSLMNSGHIEVLSAARRA
- a CDS encoding sugar transferase encodes the protein VKVLSEVLDRLFGSIPVETVHGRHLMQVGRTPLCGGARIRKRFLDVAGALLGGLAILPLLASIALAIRLTSRGPILYRQPRIGRGGRPFTMFKFRSMIVHEEDEDHHRYLERFLRSGAAAGIDIRGRPVYKRVDDPRITAVGHILRRTSLDELPQLWNVLRGEMSLVGPRPCLPFEYDLYEDWQRRRLDVTPGMTGLWQVTGRSCVTFEEMVLLDLFYIGNWSFALDMRLLFRTVPVILFGKGGL